The Pyrobaculum sp. 3827-6 genome has a segment encoding these proteins:
- a CDS encoding aldo/keto reductase, with translation MKCVKSVGCVPEIGLGTFGIGGDFWRRDDSNDFEWVRALRRGFELGLRLVDTSELYGDGHAEELIKIAASGVEEVLVVSKIHPTTLEPEEVFKRLSRSAERLGRRPWIAMLHWVPAGYTICDVVKVLEAAVARGLADHYGLSNVTHSQLASALTCAKKLQPAAVENRYSLRYRRDELDVLPLAQREGLLYLGYSALERGALALDPLLGSIGRRYEKSAVQIALNWYTKIPNVVPVVKASNARHIEEIAQSIGWEMKEEDWKLIDKQFYIYRLQY, from the coding sequence GTGAAGTGTGTAAAATCTGTGGGATGCGTCCCCGAGATTGGGCTCGGCACCTTTGGCATTGGGGGTGATTTCTGGAGGCGTGACGACTCCAATGACTTTGAGTGGGTCAGGGCGCTGAGGCGGGGCTTTGAGCTGGGCCTCCGCCTCGTCGACACCTCTGAGCTGTACGGCGACGGACACGCCGAGGAGTTGATAAAAATCGCCGCCTCGGGCGTCGAGGAGGTGTTAGTCGTGTCGAAGATACACCCAACTACGTTAGAGCCGGAGGAGGTGTTCAAGAGGCTGTCCCGCTCAGCCGAGCGGCTGGGGAGGAGGCCTTGGATCGCCATGTTGCACTGGGTGCCCGCTGGCTACACGATATGTGACGTCGTCAAGGTGCTTGAGGCCGCCGTGGCTAGGGGGCTGGCCGACCACTACGGCTTGAGCAACGTTACCCACAGCCAGCTTGCGTCGGCGCTTACCTGCGCGAAGAAGCTCCAGCCAGCCGCCGTGGAGAATAGGTACAGCCTGCGCTATAGAAGAGACGAGCTCGACGTCCTGCCCCTCGCCCAGAGGGAGGGGCTCCTCTACCTGGGATACAGCGCTCTTGAACGGGGGGCCCTGGCCCTCGACCCCCTCCTCGGGAGTATTGGGAGGAGGTACGAGAAAAGCGCCGTGCAGATCGCGCTTAACTGGTACACCAAGATACCCAACGTGGTGCCCGTGGTCAAGGCCTCGAACGCGAGGCACATCGAGGAAATTGCCCAGTCCATCGGCTGGGAGATGAAAGAAGAGGACTGGAAGCTCATAGACAAGCAGTTCTACATATATAGACTCCAGTATTAG
- a CDS encoding DUF488 family protein gives MTVYTIGYSGFSPEEFLHTLAKFGVEAVVDVRRYPRSKTAFYTASALREELGRVGVEYLWFGELGALGVRGPRAGCVDLATFDMYVWRLYHYAPAILQLDELARLAERRVVALVCREEDWRRCHRQFIADYLARRGFPVLHIRRRGVEGHVKTKCAEVFDPPPVDVVRRVYEDFRHLCSAGPVYLFGGALEGSAADVDVVVYGLGEGLPRGYDAQFIPAPREDLFHFHVTYNGVLICGKPIKIPFERSLANELGETEERVRAFLYSSDPVVVCKAAKELAFAAAAVLCGPRTSTWRRVKQCLEGRGLELPQAFKNCMTPPPPEVLKLHRSFVEKVAGVLRGFRASEPRGR, from the coding sequence ATGACAGTCTACACCATAGGCTACTCTGGCTTCTCCCCCGAGGAGTTTCTACACACCCTCGCCAAATTCGGCGTGGAGGCTGTTGTAGATGTGAGGCGCTACCCCCGTTCTAAAACCGCGTTCTACACGGCCAGTGCGCTGAGGGAGGAGCTGGGGAGGGTCGGCGTTGAGTATCTCTGGTTTGGGGAGCTGGGGGCCCTCGGCGTGAGGGGGCCCCGCGCGGGTTGCGTCGACTTGGCCACCTTCGACATGTACGTGTGGAGGCTGTACCACTACGCCCCGGCGATCCTGCAACTGGACGAGCTGGCTAGGCTAGCCGAGAGGCGCGTAGTGGCGCTGGTGTGTAGAGAGGAGGACTGGCGCCGCTGCCATAGGCAGTTCATCGCCGACTACCTGGCGAGGAGGGGCTTCCCAGTTCTCCACATAAGGAGGAGGGGAGTGGAGGGACACGTAAAGACAAAATGCGCCGAGGTTTTCGACCCGCCTCCCGTCGACGTCGTGAGGAGGGTGTACGAGGATTTTAGACACCTGTGCTCCGCCGGCCCCGTCTACCTCTTCGGCGGGGCGCTGGAGGGCTCCGCCGCAGATGTAGACGTGGTGGTGTACGGCCTGGGGGAGGGATTGCCGAGGGGCTACGACGCCCAGTTCATCCCGGCGCCTAGGGAGGACCTCTTCCACTTCCACGTCACGTACAACGGAGTCTTGATATGTGGAAAACCCATCAAAATACCCTTCGAGAGGAGCCTCGCCAACGAGCTGGGCGAAACCGAGGAGAGGGTGAGGGCTTTTCTATACTCAAGCGATCCGGTTGTGGTTTGCAAAGCCGCTAAAGAGCTAGCCTTCGCCGCGGCGGCTGTGCTGTGCGGCCCGAGGACAAGCACGTGGAGGAGGGTAAAGCAGTGTCTAGAGGGGCGCGGGCTGGAGCTCCCCCAGGCCTTTAAAAACTGCATGACGCCTCCTCCCCCCGAAGTTTTGAAGCTACACAGGTCCTTCGTAGAAAAAGTTGCGGGGGTGCTGAGAGGTTTTCGGGCTAGTGAACCGCGGGGGAGGTGA
- a CDS encoding thiamine pyrophosphate-binding protein, with translation MNVAQVVVKCLEQLGVKRIYGLIGTSILDFIDAVRDSGLRYISTRHEQVAVSMADAEGRVTGKPGVAVVHAGPGFLNSLISVANAYKDVSPLLLISGAVKKKTRRTGFMARGAAERLSSQSSRPPIESTSR, from the coding sequence ATGAATGTAGCGCAGGTTGTTGTTAAGTGCTTGGAACAGCTAGGCGTAAAGAGAATTTACGGATTGATAGGTACATCAATTTTAGACTTCATAGACGCAGTTAGAGACAGCGGTTTAAGGTACATCTCAACGCGCCATGAGCAAGTCGCCGTGTCGATGGCAGATGCCGAAGGGAGGGTAACAGGCAAGCCAGGCGTGGCCGTCGTGCATGCAGGCCCTGGCTTTTTAAATTCTCTAATCTCGGTGGCAAACGCATACAAAGACGTGTCGCCACTATTGTTAATATCTGGCGCAGTTAAAAAAAAGACTCGGCGGACTGGATTCATGGCTAGAGGTGCCGCAGAGAGATTATCAAGCCAATCGTCAAGGCCACCTATAGAATCGACAAGCCGCTAG
- a CDS encoding winged helix-turn-helix domain-containing protein, whose protein sequence is MAKYDLDVIARILLALLQGPMGRTQLYMRTRLNYPRFLEYLEFLKQRELVVERDGSVRLTERGHEVAKALERALDELL, encoded by the coding sequence ATGGCTAAGTACGATCTTGACGTGATTGCCCGCATACTCCTAGCCCTCCTCCAAGGCCCCATGGGGAGGACGCAGCTATACATGAGGACCAGGCTCAACTACCCCCGCTTCCTCGAGTATCTAGAGTTCCTGAAGCAGAGGGAGCTGGTGGTGGAGAGAGACGGCTCGGTGAGGCTGACGGAGAGGGGTCACGAAGTTGCAAAAGCCCTGGAGAGGGCCCTAGACGAACTTCTATAG
- a CDS encoding formate--phosphoribosylaminoimidazolecarboxamide ligase: MSHILKTYDLDRLAIATVASHTALQILRGAKKYGFRTIAVARGEETARFYRQFSFVDEVWTADFSNFRKVAERLVSSNAVLIPHGSYVEYVGWRQALEAPVPTLGCRELLRWEADQFKKMSLLEKAGISTPKIYRSAEEAEGPVIVKLFGAKGGRGYFVARDRGELARRLAAVSEPYIIQEYLFGVPAYYHYFASPVYSRVEIFGADIRYESNVDGRTFGWAEPTFVVVGNLPLVLRESLLPRIQDYGERFAKAVEEVVGCRMAGPYCLESIIKDDMSIVVFEFSGRIVAGTNIYMGYGSPYSVLYFDRPMDMGERIAHEIREAVKIGKLEHLFT, from the coding sequence ATGTCGCACATACTAAAAACATACGACCTTGACCGCCTTGCCATAGCTACGGTAGCTTCCCACACAGCTCTCCAGATATTAAGAGGCGCTAAGAAGTACGGCTTCCGGACTATTGCGGTGGCCAGGGGGGAGGAGACGGCGCGTTTCTACCGCCAGTTTAGCTTCGTCGACGAGGTGTGGACCGCGGATTTTTCCAACTTTAGAAAGGTTGCTGAAAGGCTGGTCTCCAGCAACGCGGTGCTGATACCCCACGGATCCTACGTAGAGTACGTGGGGTGGAGGCAGGCGCTGGAGGCCCCGGTGCCCACGCTTGGGTGTAGAGAGCTGTTGAGGTGGGAGGCTGACCAGTTCAAGAAGATGTCTCTCCTGGAGAAGGCCGGCATCTCCACTCCTAAGATCTACCGCTCGGCTGAGGAGGCCGAGGGGCCTGTCATCGTCAAGCTCTTCGGAGCCAAGGGGGGTAGGGGGTACTTCGTGGCGCGGGACAGAGGGGAGCTCGCCCGCAGACTCGCGGCGGTGTCCGAGCCGTATATAATCCAGGAATATCTCTTCGGCGTACCTGCGTACTACCACTACTTCGCCTCTCCCGTGTATTCTAGAGTGGAGATATTCGGCGCAGATATTAGATACGAGAGCAACGTCGACGGGAGGACCTTCGGCTGGGCAGAGCCGACGTTTGTAGTGGTGGGCAACCTCCCCCTGGTGCTCAGGGAGTCCCTCTTGCCGAGGATACAGGACTACGGCGAGAGGTTCGCAAAGGCCGTGGAGGAGGTGGTCGGCTGTAGAATGGCCGGGCCCTACTGCCTCGAGTCGATAATAAAAGACGACATGTCAATAGTTGTTTTCGAATTCTCAGGGAGGATCGTGGCTGGCACCAACATCTACATGGGCTACGGCTCGCCCTACTCAGTGCTTTACTTCGACAGACCTATGGACATGGGGGAGAGAATAGCCCACGAGATAAGGGAGGCGGTGAAAATAGGTAAATTAGAACATCTTTTCACATAA
- a CDS encoding 2-hydroxyacid dehydrogenase translates to MGKYKIVVLSPVPEALLRMWAAPIAQKYGISLEDVEVVTFFEPNYDEISREVANADVVVGDYTFRIKIDASLCGKMAKIKLIQQPSTGYDHIDVESCAKRGIPVANIGGANAISVAEHTIMLALMLLKRAVYAHERLVGGQWTQGELMNIIGEIYGKTWGVLGMGRIGREVAVRAMSFGAKVVYYDVVRKEDVEKLGVEYRPFNRLLAESDILSIHVPLTPQTRGMIGERELRMMKPNAVLINVSRGEITDEAALAKAVREGWIAGIGVDVFSTEPPPHDHPLLQAAREGLNVIVTPHIAGATNEARMRIINVTLENVFKVLAGLKPDNVVNMP, encoded by the coding sequence ATGGGGAAGTATAAGATTGTCGTCTTGTCGCCTGTGCCAGAGGCATTGTTAAGGATGTGGGCCGCGCCCATTGCGCAGAAATACGGCATATCTCTTGAAGATGTTGAGGTAGTCACCTTCTTTGAGCCCAATTATGATGAGATTAGTCGAGAAGTTGCCAATGCTGACGTTGTTGTTGGGGATTACACTTTTCGGATTAAAATCGATGCGTCTCTCTGTGGAAAAATGGCGAAGATAAAATTAATACAGCAGCCAAGTACTGGCTACGACCATATAGATGTAGAGTCTTGTGCAAAGAGGGGGATACCTGTGGCCAACATCGGAGGGGCTAACGCCATTTCGGTTGCTGAGCACACCATAATGCTTGCACTTATGTTGTTGAAGAGGGCTGTATATGCCCATGAGAGGCTTGTTGGCGGCCAGTGGACTCAAGGCGAACTTATGAACATAATCGGGGAGATATATGGCAAGACGTGGGGCGTCTTGGGCATGGGTAGGATAGGTAGAGAGGTGGCCGTTAGGGCTATGAGCTTCGGCGCCAAGGTGGTATACTACGATGTGGTTCGTAAGGAGGATGTGGAGAAGCTGGGCGTTGAGTACAGGCCATTTAACAGACTTCTGGCAGAGAGCGACATTCTCAGTATACATGTACCGCTTACCCCGCAGACCAGGGGGATGATAGGCGAGCGCGAGCTTAGGATGATGAAGCCCAACGCGGTGCTTATCAACGTATCACGTGGAGAGATTACCGACGAGGCGGCGCTTGCAAAGGCGGTTAGAGAAGGCTGGATCGCGGGGATCGGGGTTGATGTATTTTCTACAGAGCCGCCGCCGCATGACCACCCGCTTCTGCAAGCCGCCAGGGAGGGGTTAAACGTTATTGTGACGCCTCACATAGCCGGCGCTACGAATGAGGCTAGGATGAGGATTATAAACGTCACTCTTGAAAATGTGTTTAAGGTACTCGCGGGTCTGAAACCGGATAACGTCGTAAATATGCCATGA
- a CDS encoding serpin family protein, translating to MKTAVLTAIATAAVIAVALYLAYLAAQVGSEAPPAEPPTGSPPLNLTERGGVVNYSSYGRFAVELYRRIALQRIDRNLVISPYTVYKAFATAYAGASGATREEIKRVMGFGEDPCALPRAGRGVEEGVAAWLQADMPVTDSYLSRLRCIGAEVRKVDFKRDVKGALRHINKWVEERTKGLIKGLIPEDYPVGWEPHAVLVSTLFFNGSWWPERFVRVGKAEFRGVGPVEYMSLSLGSCSDPSLRGRVSDDVVVVELLFRDTDVAMYIVMPADFRRYVETLTFEKLLDAVSTLPDEVVSVKMPLFKAEFKQSIKPPLMDMGVTDAFHPGKADFSQMVDVKKYGILYIDDVFHGAFIKADENGVVAGAATGVVVKPICAKAGGRHVVIDKPFIFVLADRSTKTIYFIGHVVDPR from the coding sequence ATGAAGACCGCGGTGCTGACGGCGATAGCGACGGCGGCGGTCATAGCGGTGGCGCTCTACCTGGCTTACCTCGCCGCACAGGTCGGCTCCGAGGCCCCGCCCGCGGAGCCCCCGACGGGGAGCCCCCCGCTCAACCTAACGGAGAGGGGCGGCGTCGTGAACTACAGCTCCTACGGCCGCTTCGCCGTTGAGCTGTACAGGAGGATCGCACTGCAGAGGATAGACAGGAATCTCGTCATCTCGCCGTACACAGTCTACAAGGCTTTTGCCACGGCATACGCCGGGGCCTCCGGCGCCACGAGGGAGGAGATCAAGAGGGTGATGGGCTTCGGCGAAGATCCCTGTGCGTTGCCGAGGGCGGGCCGGGGGGTGGAGGAGGGCGTGGCCGCTTGGCTCCAGGCGGATATGCCGGTTACGGATAGCTACTTGTCGAGGCTGAGGTGCATCGGCGCCGAGGTGAGGAAGGTAGATTTCAAAAGAGATGTCAAGGGGGCTCTGAGACATATCAACAAGTGGGTTGAGGAGAGGACCAAGGGCCTAATCAAGGGCTTAATCCCCGAGGACTACCCAGTCGGTTGGGAGCCCCACGCAGTGCTGGTTTCTACGCTGTTTTTCAACGGGAGCTGGTGGCCCGAGAGGTTTGTGAGAGTGGGCAAGGCCGAGTTTAGAGGGGTCGGCCCCGTGGAGTACATGTCTCTGAGCCTGGGGAGCTGTAGTGACCCCTCTCTTAGGGGGAGGGTCTCCGACGACGTCGTTGTCGTCGAGTTGCTCTTCAGAGATACAGACGTCGCCATGTACATAGTTATGCCGGCGGACTTCCGCAGATATGTAGAGACGCTGACTTTCGAGAAGCTACTAGACGCCGTCTCCACGCTACCAGACGAGGTGGTGAGTGTGAAGATGCCCCTCTTCAAGGCCGAGTTTAAGCAGTCAATCAAGCCTCCCCTCATGGACATGGGCGTCACGGACGCCTTCCACCCCGGCAAGGCGGACTTCTCACAGATGGTGGACGTGAAGAAATACGGGATTCTCTACATCGACGACGTTTTCCACGGCGCGTTCATAAAGGCCGACGAAAACGGCGTCGTTGCGGGCGCGGCCACGGGGGTAGTTGTGAAGCCTATCTGCGCCAAGGCGGGGGGCCGCCACGTCGTTATAGATAAGCCGTTTATATTCGTACTGGCCGACAGGTCCACGAAGACTATATACTTCATCGGCCACGTGGTCGACCCTAGATGA
- a CDS encoding thiamine pyrophosphate-binding protein — MSSEYMPCRAEVRLPPPVPVDGVKKVAELLSRARRVVILAGGGVNNEEGSRLLLQLVERWRIPVAVTGNGRGAFPEDHPLFLGRAGFGGGNIVADQALARADLVLAVGAGLSDTTTYGYNYVPRGDIVVVNLDPLAEKKPIPYTLYFYGDAVDFLRKLLATDLDVKLDEDWYRELEGVRASWNTLLEEALSRKYQGFVNPSKFFHELDKALPREVVMIGGQGLHIVYTFSFVRIRAVRGYLAAFNLGAMGFAFPAALGAKLAMPERDVYAVVGDGEFMMTVQDLETAVREKIPVKVIIVNDNSYRVLYARQKAQKMGRVFGTLHTNPDFVKLAYAFGVEAMSINSDEEIPKAVKYITEKSEGPRVLEIKIHPDDLPPMNIEAALRF; from the coding sequence ATGTCGTCTGAATACATGCCGTGCCGGGCAGAGGTGCGCCTCCCTCCACCAGTTCCGGTGGATGGAGTTAAGAAGGTGGCGGAATTGCTGTCAAGGGCTAGGAGAGTGGTTATTCTTGCCGGTGGTGGTGTGAATAACGAAGAGGGGTCGAGGCTTTTGCTACAGCTAGTGGAGAGGTGGCGAATACCGGTGGCTGTGACTGGAAATGGGCGTGGTGCCTTCCCCGAGGACCACCCACTTTTCCTGGGGCGGGCTGGGTTTGGTGGGGGTAACATAGTTGCGGATCAAGCACTGGCCAGGGCTGATTTAGTATTGGCTGTGGGGGCGGGGCTCTCCGACACGACTACCTACGGCTACAACTACGTCCCCAGGGGGGACATCGTCGTGGTTAACCTCGACCCGCTGGCTGAAAAGAAGCCTATTCCCTACACCCTATATTTCTACGGCGACGCGGTCGATTTCTTGAGAAAACTCCTAGCTACTGATCTAGATGTAAAACTTGATGAAGATTGGTACAGAGAATTAGAGGGGGTGAGGGCGAGTTGGAACACGTTGCTGGAAGAGGCGCTTTCAAGAAAGTACCAAGGTTTTGTAAATCCCTCGAAGTTCTTCCACGAACTTGACAAGGCGCTTCCCAGGGAAGTTGTAATGATTGGCGGGCAAGGATTGCACATAGTCTACACCTTCAGCTTCGTGAGGATAAGAGCGGTGCGGGGATACCTTGCAGCCTTTAATCTAGGTGCAATGGGCTTCGCCTTCCCAGCGGCGCTAGGAGCTAAACTGGCGATGCCAGAGCGCGATGTATATGCCGTGGTGGGCGACGGCGAGTTTATGATGACTGTACAAGATCTAGAGACGGCGGTAAGGGAGAAGATTCCGGTAAAGGTTATAATCGTAAACGATAATTCTTACAGAGTCCTTTACGCTAGGCAAAAGGCGCAGAAAATGGGCAGAGTCTTCGGCACACTCCACACAAATCCAGATTTTGTAAAACTAGCATATGCATTTGGTGTAGAGGCCATGTCGATAAACTCAGACGAAGAGATACCCAAAGCCGTGAAATATATCACAGAAAAAAGCGAAGGACCCAGAGTTCTTGAAATTAAGATCCATCCAGACGATTTACCTCCAATGAACATAGAAGCCGCATTGAGATTTTAA
- a CDS encoding formate--phosphoribosylaminoimidazolecarboxamide ligase family protein, protein MVSVAVLASHSALDVLDGARDEGLKTIAVAKRGRDRAYREFPVVDKLIVLDDYRDILKIVDELRREEAVFVPNRSFAVYVGYDAIEREFAVPIFGNRYLLRWEERVGPQNYYRLLDEGGIRRPRTFRVDEVDRPVIVKMPEAERRVERGFFIARDRDDLLKKARRLADAGVIKLEDLQSASIEELVLGAHFNANYFYSVVRRRLELHSFDRRIQSDLDGVYRLPARDQLELDPEVRYVEVGHEPATIRESLLEKVFDIGYRFVEAARRLAPPGVIGPFTLQFIVTPQLDLVVYDVAPRIGGGTNVYIGVGGQYSKLYWGRPISIGRRIAIEIREAAERGLLSEVTT, encoded by the coding sequence GTGGTGTCTGTGGCGGTGCTGGCCTCCCACAGCGCCCTGGACGTGCTGGACGGCGCCAGGGACGAGGGTCTTAAGACAATCGCCGTGGCGAAGAGGGGGCGGGACAGAGCCTACAGAGAGTTCCCGGTGGTGGACAAGCTCATCGTCCTAGACGACTATAGAGACATCTTGAAGATCGTCGACGAGCTCAGGAGGGAGGAGGCGGTCTTTGTGCCTAACCGCTCGTTCGCCGTCTACGTGGGCTACGACGCCATAGAGAGGGAGTTCGCCGTGCCTATATTTGGGAACCGCTACCTACTTAGGTGGGAGGAGAGAGTGGGGCCTCAGAACTACTACCGCCTCCTCGACGAGGGGGGTATTAGGAGGCCGCGCACGTTCCGCGTCGACGAGGTCGACCGCCCAGTCATTGTGAAGATGCCGGAGGCGGAGAGGCGGGTGGAGAGGGGGTTTTTCATCGCCCGGGATAGAGACGACTTGTTGAAGAAGGCGAGGAGGCTGGCGGACGCCGGTGTCATAAAGCTTGAGGACCTCCAGAGCGCCTCTATTGAGGAGCTTGTGCTGGGGGCCCACTTCAACGCCAACTACTTCTACTCCGTGGTGAGGAGGAGGCTGGAGCTCCACAGCTTCGACAGGCGGATACAGAGCGACCTCGACGGGGTCTACCGCCTCCCCGCCCGGGACCAGCTGGAGCTCGACCCGGAGGTGCGCTACGTGGAGGTGGGCCACGAGCCGGCGACTATACGCGAGTCTCTCCTTGAGAAGGTCTTCGACATTGGGTATAGATTCGTCGAGGCGGCTAGGAGGCTGGCGCCCCCCGGCGTAATCGGCCCATTTACGCTTCAGTTTATCGTCACCCCTCAGCTAGACCTCGTGGTTTACGACGTGGCCCCGAGGATCGGGGGCGGCACGAACGTGTACATAGGGGTGGGCGGGCAGTACTCAAAGCTGTACTGGGGGAGGCCCATATCTATCGGCCGCCGTATTGCTATTGAAATCCGCGAGGCGGCGGAGAGGGGGTTGCTATCCGAGGTCACCACCTAG
- the hemA gene encoding glutamyl-tRNA reductase, whose translation MDLLSPLSAVILTYRDADADRLGKVGEEMRGCIEVLGPRRPMFVLHTCNRVEAYLYGASEEEVSSVATRYRRYVDSVKVLKGLDAARHLFRVAAGLESMLVGETDILGQVEEAFARQVRAGYTKGLLKTIVEKAIHVGKRVRTETGISRGPAGLGALSIIYASQVVDLGRAKVAVLGAGAVGAGLARELAERGVAKLYILNRTFEKAAELAAEIGAEARPLTREEVERCLKECDVVFSSIHTLDYVIDAVPQDASVKLIIDLGVPYSVAPGLPVKTVRIGDLAELAEKYNVLRMQEAVKAEAIVEEELAKLPRHLAKRHIEEAISSLMAHAMAVAEEEGQRAGCQTAALAAKTTVKRTLLPLIEALKKMAQDGQLEEAVKIAHIITNAATRKEQ comes from the coding sequence GTGGATCTCCTGTCCCCCCTCTCGGCGGTGATTTTAACATACAGAGACGCCGACGCCGACAGGCTGGGCAAAGTCGGCGAGGAGATGAGGGGTTGCATCGAAGTCCTGGGCCCCCGGAGGCCCATGTTCGTCCTCCACACATGCAACAGAGTGGAGGCTTATCTATACGGCGCCTCGGAGGAGGAGGTTAGCTCAGTCGCCACGCGGTACAGACGCTACGTTGATTCGGTAAAGGTGCTGAAAGGCCTCGACGCGGCGAGGCACCTCTTCAGAGTGGCGGCTGGGCTCGAATCTATGCTCGTGGGAGAGACAGACATACTAGGCCAGGTGGAGGAGGCGTTTGCCAGACAAGTGCGGGCAGGCTACACCAAGGGCCTCCTCAAAACAATTGTGGAAAAGGCGATACATGTTGGGAAGCGGGTGAGGACAGAGACGGGCATCTCCAGAGGCCCCGCGGGGCTCGGCGCCCTTTCCATAATCTACGCCTCCCAAGTCGTCGACCTGGGCAGGGCGAAGGTGGCGGTGCTGGGGGCCGGGGCCGTGGGCGCAGGGCTCGCCAGAGAGCTGGCGGAGAGGGGCGTGGCGAAGCTATACATCCTAAACAGGACTTTTGAAAAGGCGGCTGAGCTGGCGGCTGAAATCGGCGCCGAGGCGAGGCCCCTAACCAGAGAGGAGGTGGAGCGGTGCCTCAAGGAGTGCGACGTCGTGTTTTCCTCAATCCACACCCTGGACTACGTCATAGACGCTGTGCCCCAGGACGCGTCGGTCAAGCTAATCATAGACCTGGGCGTCCCCTACTCCGTAGCCCCCGGCCTCCCAGTGAAGACCGTGAGGATAGGCGACTTGGCGGAGCTGGCCGAGAAATACAACGTCCTGAGGATGCAGGAGGCTGTAAAGGCAGAGGCAATCGTGGAGGAGGAGCTTGCAAAACTGCCACGGCACCTCGCCAAGAGGCACATCGAAGAGGCAATATCCAGCCTAATGGCCCACGCCATGGCGGTAGCCGAGGAGGAGGGGCAGAGGGCAGGTTGCCAAACCGCGGCCCTCGCCGCGAAAACCACGGTAAAGAGAACCCTACTACCCCTCATAGAGGCGCTTAAGAAAATGGCACAAGACGGCCAGCTAGAAGAGGCGGTGAAAATAGCCCACATAATAACCAACGCCGCAACTAGAAAAGAACAATAA
- a CDS encoding ferredoxin translates to MIYVKVDRWLCTGCGLCQGAVFEMVEGLSAVRREYRLDGRIDEGVVGEELLPNVMRAARACPNGGITWRRLGGDLG, encoded by the coding sequence GTGATTTACGTAAAGGTTGATAGGTGGCTGTGTACTGGCTGCGGCTTGTGTCAAGGTGCCGTTTTTGAAATGGTTGAGGGCTTGTCGGCCGTGAGGAGGGAGTATAGACTAGACGGGCGTATAGACGAGGGCGTCGTGGGGGAGGAGCTGTTGCCCAACGTCATGAGAGCCGCCAGGGCCTGCCCCAACGGTGGGATTACCTGGAGGAGGCTAGGTGGTGACCTCGGATAG